DNA from Microbacterium foliorum:
GTGAAGTGGATCGCTCAACGGACGGGGGAGTGGATCGCCCAACGGGCGGTCCGTCGCCGGCCACGGCATGCTGGGTACATGGAGAGCTTTGTGCAACTCGGGGACGGTCTCGCGATCGTCGAGGAGGTGGGCCGGTTCCGGCGTGGAGAACGGCGCGGAGAAGACGGACGGATCCGTATCGACGTAGAGTGGCGCGAGATCAGTCCGTGGGCAGTCGAGAACGGCCTGCTGACCATCTTCCCACTCGCGCGTTCCGACGGCTCCGACGACGCGGAGGAGAAGATGACCGCGCTCCATCGATCACTCGAGATGGACTTCGTGCACTACTTCGGCGGCGGCGGATTCCACGCCGAATCACCTCTCGACCCCGACGACGGGTATGGCGCGAGGCTGAGCCGCGACCCGCGGATCACCCTTCCGCGCGCTGTGTGGAGGGTCAGCGACTACGCCTTCACGCTCGTGCGTGCCGCCGATCCGCAGGCCGCGGGCGCGACGACGCTCTCCCTGCATATGTTCCCGGCCGACTGGCGATGGCCAGACCGGACCAACGCGAACACGAAGCGCGCCGCGTCACGACGGCGTCGTATGGCGAAGCAGGTGCAGGAGGTCGAGATCGACTGGACGTGGCCGGTGGGCGCGGACGGGAGCGGTGCATGATCGAACTCCGAGTCGACCGCGACAGCGTCGCCATGGGCGACGACGTCGTCTCGCACGCAGGGACGTTGTCCGTTCCCCATGGCACGATGCTCAGCGCGGCCATCGAGAAGAGCTCGCCCGAGATCAGAGCGGAAGGCTGGTCGTGGGTGGTCGTGGTCGATGGTGAGGTGGCCGCCGTGTGGTCTGTCGATCACGGCGTGCGGATGCTCGTGACTGACCGCGCGCTCGACCACGGGCCCGCCGACATCTACTTCCGGTACTTCGTGCAGATCGATCCGGCATGGCTGTTCGACCGTCTCGCGCAGGGCGCTCCCGCGCACCGCTACGACCTCGAAGCGGAGTACGCACCGATCGCGCGCGAGAAGTACGCCACCGAACTCCGGCGCCGCGAGCGGGAAATCGCGGCGAAGCTGCTGAGCGCCGAGAGCATCGCGGCCATCGAGAGCTACGGCGCCCAGGTCACCCTGCACGTCGACATCGCCTGCACCTTCACGTACCGCGGCGACACCTGGACGGTGCGCCGCGCGGACACCATGCTCCAGGTCTTCGTCGGCCCAGGCGGTCCGCGCGCGTCGATCCGTCCGCACGCGCTCGGCGAAGCATGGCTCGTCGGGATGCTGGGAGCTGCCGCTCGCGCCGCCGCAGGCCGCCCCGAGCTGCCGGACGCGGAAGTGCTCCCCGGCCTGGACCTCACGCAGCGCGGCGGGAGATGGACGTCTCAGGGGGCGACCGTCGTGCAGGTCACCTCCGACCTTGCGGCGCGCGTCGCCGAGCTCGTTTATGGGCGGTCGCTCGCCGAGGTTCGGGCGGTGTTCGAGGGGTGAGGGCGTTGGCGCTGGATCAGCTGGGGCGCGTTTCGTCTCGCTTCGCTCGCTCAACGGACGGGGTGGCGCTTCGCTCGGTTGACGGGCGGGGCTCTGTTGAGGACGGAGCGCGTTTCGTCTCGCTTCGCTCGCTCAACGGGCGGGGGTGAGGGCGGCGCTCAACGGGCGGGGGCGGGGGAGCGCCAGGAGATGCCGCGGTGGGCGATCCGCCGCCCGGCCTCGTCCGCCGCGACCGGCTCGCCGACGTCCGCGCCGACCTCGAGGCCGACGACCGAGTGCACGATCGTTCCGTCGTAGACGTGCACGAGGTTGTAGCCCTGTGCAGCATCCTGCCCTCGGGTGGCACCGACGGGCTGAGCAAGATCCTGGCCGTACGCGCTCGATGAAGCCGCCGCCACCGGGATCCCGGCGAACGTGCCGAATGACGGGTGGTGCACGTGGCCCGAGAGGATCCCGCGCACATCCGAACCACGCAGAACCTCGGCCAACGCGACCTGCTCGCGCAGCTCGACCGTGACCGCGAGGTCGAGCACCGTCGGCAGCGGCGGGTGATGGATCAGCAGCAGCGAACCCTCCGGCGCTGGTCTCGACAGCTCCGCGGCCAGCCACGCCCGCTGCGTCGCATCCACTCGGCCCCAGTGCTCCCCGGGAACCGTCGAATCCAGCACGATGACCCGCATCCCCCCGAACCATCGCACCTCGATCACGGCATCCGACGGCCTGCCCGCAAGCCCCAGCTCCGCCCGCATCGCCGCACGCTCGTCGTGGTTGCCCATGGCCCACACGACCTCGCAGCCCAGCGCCTCTACCGCCGGCTCGACCATCTCCCGCAACCGCCGATACGACGACGCATCGCCCCGATCGGCGAGATCGCCGGTGAACAGCAACGCATCCGGCCGCAACCCCGAAGACACCAACCGGTCCAGCACAGAAGCGAGGTTCGCATCGGCATCCGCCCCGCTGCCGTAGAGCGGCGAGCGTTCACCGGGAAGGTGCGTATCGGAGATGTGCACAAAGGTGTGCGATGGGCGAGAGTGTTCGGTGAGGATCATTTCTCTTCCAGTGAGACGGCGTACAGATACAGAAAGTCAGACGGCCGCGGCCGTCGTGCCGGGCACCAGCGTTCCGACGAACGCCTGCCTGACGGTGGATTCAGAATCGGAGTCGGAATCGGAATCAGCATCGGGACTCAGCAGCCGCTGCATCGTCTCCACGGCCGCAGCGGCAACGGCTTCGACCGGAATGCGCAGCGTGGTCAGCCCCAGCAGGTCGGCACCGGGAAGGATGCCGTCGCACCCCGTGACGCTCACATCGCCGGGCACCGACAGCCCCGCAGCACGCGACGCGCGCATGACCGCGAGCTGGCGATAGTCCGACGCACACATCACGGCCGTGGCGCCATCGCGCACGGCGGCCAGCGCCTCGTCGACCCCCTCGGTCGGGGCGGCGCCCGCAGACAGCAGCGTGACCGACGCCCCGCCGGCGACCAATGTCTCGCGCATCGCCGACGCCCGTAGATGCTCGGCGAACGACACATCAGAAGCGCCCGAGAGCACGACCACGTTCCGGTGCCCGAGCGACAGGACATGAGAAGCCAGCATCGTTCCATGCGAGGGATCGTCGTAGTGCGCGGTATGGATCCCCGTCGCCGTCTCGACCCGACCCGCGCGCACGATCGGCACCTGGTCGGCGAACGGCTCGAGCTGCGCGGCCGTGATGCCACCGGTCGCGACGATGAGCCCCGCCACGCGCATGCCGAGCAGCCGGTGCAGCGCATTGACCTGCTCGGCTCCCTGCTCGTCGGCGCCGATCGTCACGGTCACGAGATCGAGTCCGCGCCGGTGCGCCTCGTCCTGCAGCCGCGAGAACAGCAGCCCATACGCGGGGTTGCTCGCATCGCGCAGCATCAGCCCGACGGTGCCGGTGCGCCCGGCGGCGAGCTCGGCGGCCATCGTGTTGCGCACGTATCCGAGGCGCTCGGCCTCGGCGAGGATCCGCTCCTGCGTCTCGGGAGCGAAGCGCCCCTCGCCCTTCAGCGCCCTGGTCGCGGTCGCCCGGGAGACCCCGGCCGCCGCGGCCACATCACTGACCGTGACGCGCAGCCCCGGCCCGCCAGGCTCCGAAGACAGAGACGACGACGACGAACTCACGCGCGCGCCTTCTTCGTCGCGCGAACCTTGCGGGGCGCTCCTGCGCGCGAACCTCGTCCATACACGAGATACATGGTGACACCCATGATGATCATCAGCAGCACTGTATAGACGAACGTGATCGGCATCGCGTCGAGATTGTTCTCGCCGCGCGTGCTCTCTTGAATCGCCACACCGAGCGGCTTGAACAGCGGGTGGTAGAGGAAGATCGCCGCGTCGTAGTCGTCGAGCAGGCTGTTGAAGTTCAGCGCCGTGATCGCTGCCGCGGTCGGCAGCACCAGCGGGATCAGCACCCGGCGGAACGTCGTCAACGACTTCGCCCCGAGGATGCGCGAGGCGTCTTCGAGCGAGTCGGGCACCGACGCGAACCCGGCCTTGAGCAGGCGCAGCGTGAACGGGATCTTCACGCAGATGTACGCGACGAGCAGCAGGATCGGCGTGCCGGTGAGCACGATGCCGCCCACGATCGCCCGCGGCTCGTCGAAGGCGGTCACGAGGGCGAGCGCGATCAGCACGATCGGCAGGATCCACGGGATGTGCAGCACGTACTCGATCGCGGTGGTCAGCAGGTTGCGGTGCTTCTGCAGCATCCGCGCCACGAACAGCAGACCGCCGACCACGATGAGCGAGGCGAGCGCGCTGTAGACCACGCTGACGATGAACGGACGGATCGCCTCGGCGCTCGAGAACACGGTGATGTAGTTGTCGAGCGTGAAGCTGTCGAGGGTGATGGACCCGGCGAGGATGCTGCGCGCATCGACGAACGAGAAGATCACGATCAGCACGACCGGGATCAGGTAGATCACCCACAGCAGGTACGCGATGACGTGCACCACGCTGTTCGCGAACGGGTTGCGGATCTTCTGCTTCTGGATCGGCGTCGCCACCTTCGCGACCGAGAAGTACACGCCCGACTTCTCGAAGCGGTTCATGATCGCCAGCAGGATGATCGTCGCGATGCCGAGCACGATCGCCAGCAGAGCCGCGATGTCACGCGTGATAGGGCTGCGCGAGAGGTCGATGATCAGCGGCGCGACGGTCTGGAAGTCGGGTCCGCCGAGCACGAGCGGAGCGGTCAGCGCCCCGAGCCCGATGAGGAACGTGAGCACCGTGACCGCGAAGAGCATCGGCTTCATCACCGGCAGCACGATGCGGCGCAGGATCGTCCAGGTCGAGGCGCCCATGAGCTTGGCGGCCTCGATCGACGCGTAGTCGACCTTGCCGAGCGACGAGGAGAGGAACAGCATGTGGTTCGTCGTGGTCGCGAACGTCATCACGAAGACCACGGCGAAGTACCCCGAGAACCAGTCGCGGTCCATGTCGGGCCAGACGTTGACCATCATGTTCGTGAAGAACCCGAACCGGCCGTAGATGAAGTTGTATCCGGCGGCCAGCACGATGCCGCCGTAGATGAGCGTCGTGGCGTAGCCGAGCCAGAGGATCTTCGCGCCGCGCACCTGGAAGTACTTCGTCACCAGCACGATGAACACACCGACCACGTTCACGGTGATCGACAGGGTGATCGCGAGCAGGAAGCTGTTGCCGAGCGTCTTCAGCGCACGCTCGCTGCCGAACAGCTTCTCGACGGCGCGGATGCTGAACTGCCCGTCGGGGAAGAACGTGACCCCGAGCAGGGCGGCGTTCGGCAGTACGAGGAACGCGGCGGCGAACCAGATCACGATGATGCCCGTGATCCACGCGAGCGGGGAGCGCAGCATCGCCGTCACGCTGCCGGGACGTCCGCGCTTGCGGGGCCGCGGTCCCGCCGTCTGACCCTCGACGACCGCGTGGGTCGTCAGGGAGCCGGCATCTCCGGTCACGGCTGCGGAGGGCGGGACCGCGGGGTCTGTGTGGTTGTGAGAGCTCGTGGGGTTCTGGGGCTTCTGCGCATCCGACATGTCACGCCGCCGGGTACTGCAGGATCCAGCGCGGGTCGATGTCGACGCGCACGGCGTCGCCCGGGTTCCACTGGCGGGCGCTCGCCGCGGCGGGCACGCTCACGCGCAGCGGAGCATCTTCGGCGTTGACCGTGTAGACGCTGTGGCTGCCGTGGTACGTGCGGTCGACGATGGTCCCGTCGAGCGACGCGGATGCCGCGGACGCATCGCCCGCTTCGGCGAGGTGCAGCTTCTCGGGCCGCACATAGCTCTCGGCCGTGGCGTCGAGTCCGCCGCCGAGGCTCGTGATCTGCGCGGGGCTGAGGCGGTTGTTCTCGCCGATGAAGCGGCAGACGAACGGCGTCGCGCTGCGGTCGTAGATCTCCTCGGGGGTGCCCACCTGCTGCAGCGTGCCGGCATCCAGCACGGCGATGCGATCGCTGAGGGTGAGCGCCTCCTCCTGGTCGTGCGTGACGTAGACGGTGGTCACGCCGACCTCGTGCTGCAGGTCCTTCAGCTGCTCGCGCAGCTGCACGCGCAGCTTGGCGTCGAGGTTCGACAGCGGCTCGTCGAGCAGCAGGATGCTGGGGGTCAGCGCCAGCGCGCGGGCGATCGCCACGCGCTGCTGCTGCCCGCCCGAGAGCTCCGACACGTTCTTCTCGAGCTGCGAGAGCGCAAGGCCGGTGCGGTCGGCGATCTCGTCGACGCGGCGGCGCTGCTCGGCCTTCGACGTCTTCTGGATCGAGAGGCCGAACGCGATGTTCTCGCGCACGTTCATGCTGGGGAACAGCGCGTAGTTCTGGAACACCATCCCCACGCCGCGCTTCTCGCTCGGCACGCGCGTGACGTCGCGCCCGCCGATCAGGATGCGTCCGCCGGTCGGCTCGACGAACCCGGCGAGGGAGCGCAGGGCCGTGGTCTTGCCGCATCCGGACGGACCCAGGAGGGTGAAGAACTCACCCTCCTGGATCTCCAGATCGAGGTGCGAGACCGCACGGTGATCGCCGAATGCGACCTCGACATCTTCGAAACGGATCATGTGTGTTTTCCGGTCGTGTTCGTGATTCTCGGAGGCTGTCGCTCAGCCGATGTACTCGAGCGTGACCTTCTCGACCCACGCGCCGAGGTTCTCGCTCACGAAGCCGAAGTCGATGTCCTGACGGTCGAGGGTGCCCATGAGCTCGACGACCTCGGGGTTGGCCTTGTCGACCGCGCCCTCGTTGACGGGCATCGAGTTGAACTCGGTGGCGAACTCGCCCTGCACCTCGGCGCTGCCGAACCAGTCGATGAACTCCTGAGCCTTCTC
Protein-coding regions in this window:
- a CDS encoding metallophosphoesterase; this encodes MHISDTHLPGERSPLYGSGADADANLASVLDRLVSSGLRPDALLFTGDLADRGDASSYRRLREMVEPAVEALGCEVVWAMGNHDERAAMRAELGLAGRPSDAVIEVRWFGGMRVIVLDSTVPGEHWGRVDATQRAWLAAELSRPAPEGSLLLIHHPPLPTVLDLAVTVELREQVALAEVLRGSDVRGILSGHVHHPSFGTFAGIPVAAASSSAYGQDLAQPVGATRGQDAAQGYNLVHVYDGTIVHSVVGLEVGADVGEPVAADEAGRRIAHRGISWRSPAPAR
- a CDS encoding LacI family DNA-binding transcriptional regulator translates to MSSSSSSLSSEPGGPGLRVTVSDVAAAAGVSRATATRALKGEGRFAPETQERILAEAERLGYVRNTMAAELAAGRTGTVGLMLRDASNPAYGLLFSRLQDEAHRRGLDLVTVTIGADEQGAEQVNALHRLLGMRVAGLIVATGGITAAQLEPFADQVPIVRAGRVETATGIHTAHYDDPSHGTMLASHVLSLGHRNVVVLSGASDVSFAEHLRASAMRETLVAGGASVTLLSAGAAPTEGVDEALAAVRDGATAVMCASDYRQLAVMRASRAAGLSVPGDVSVTGCDGILPGADLLGLTTLRIPVEAVAAAAVETMQRLLSPDADSDSDSDSESTVRQAFVGTLVPGTTAAAV
- a CDS encoding ABC transporter permease — its product is MLRSPLAWITGIIVIWFAAAFLVLPNAALLGVTFFPDGQFSIRAVEKLFGSERALKTLGNSFLLAITLSITVNVVGVFIVLVTKYFQVRGAKILWLGYATTLIYGGIVLAAGYNFIYGRFGFFTNMMVNVWPDMDRDWFSGYFAVVFVMTFATTTNHMLFLSSSLGKVDYASIEAAKLMGASTWTILRRIVLPVMKPMLFAVTVLTFLIGLGALTAPLVLGGPDFQTVAPLIIDLSRSPITRDIAALLAIVLGIATIILLAIMNRFEKSGVYFSVAKVATPIQKQKIRNPFANSVVHVIAYLLWVIYLIPVVLIVIFSFVDARSILAGSITLDSFTLDNYITVFSSAEAIRPFIVSVVYSALASLIVVGGLLFVARMLQKHRNLLTTAIEYVLHIPWILPIVLIALALVTAFDEPRAIVGGIVLTGTPILLLVAYICVKIPFTLRLLKAGFASVPDSLEDASRILGAKSLTTFRRVLIPLVLPTAAAITALNFNSLLDDYDAAIFLYHPLFKPLGVAIQESTRGENNLDAMPITFVYTVLLMIIMGVTMYLVYGRGSRAGAPRKVRATKKARA
- a CDS encoding ABC transporter ATP-binding protein, with translation MIRFEDVEVAFGDHRAVSHLDLEIQEGEFFTLLGPSGCGKTTALRSLAGFVEPTGGRILIGGRDVTRVPSEKRGVGMVFQNYALFPSMNVRENIAFGLSIQKTSKAEQRRRVDEIADRTGLALSQLEKNVSELSGGQQQRVAIARALALTPSILLLDEPLSNLDAKLRVQLREQLKDLQHEVGVTTVYVTHDQEEALTLSDRIAVLDAGTLQQVGTPEEIYDRSATPFVCRFIGENNRLSPAQITSLGGGLDATAESYVRPEKLHLAEAGDASAASASLDGTIVDRTYHGSHSVYTVNAEDAPLRVSVPAAASARQWNPGDAVRVDIDPRWILQYPAA